The following proteins are encoded in a genomic region of Planococcus lenghuensis:
- a CDS encoding YerC/YecD family TrpR-related protein, whose translation MQIDKIRGSQTDQLFRAVLELKDLEECYRFFDDLCTISEIQAMAQRLEVAHMLRMKKTYEAIKDHTGASTATISRVRRCLNYGNDGYDEMLSRLYQDGTASPLTED comes from the coding sequence TTGCAGATAGATAAAATACGGGGCTCGCAGACAGACCAGCTGTTCCGGGCGGTGCTGGAATTGAAAGACCTGGAGGAGTGTTACCGGTTTTTTGATGATTTGTGCACCATTTCGGAAATCCAAGCCATGGCTCAGCGGCTGGAAGTGGCCCACATGCTTCGCATGAAAAAAACATATGAAGCGATCAAAGATCATACAGGTGCAAGCACGGCTACCATTTCGCGGGTCCGGCGATGCCTGAACTACGGCAATGATGGATACGATGAAATGCTCAGCCGGCTGTATCAGGACGGCACGGCATCGCCGCTTACAGAAGACTGA
- the pcrB gene encoding heptaprenylglyceryl phosphate synthase yields MDFHTWQHIFKLDPAKPISDDHLEQVCESGTDAIIVGGSDDVTLDGVLDLLARIRRYTVPVALEVSVIEAVTPGFDFYFIPTVLNSDDPKWIKGLHHEAIKEFGELMDWDEVVPEGYCILNPDCKAAALTGADAELSAEGVLAYARLADKLFRLPVFYMEYSGTYGDADLVRRVQQVLDDARLFYGGGIDSPEKAREMAAVADTVVVGNVIYDNLKLALKTVKAVAETKAKQV; encoded by the coding sequence TTGGATTTCCATACATGGCAACACATATTCAAGCTGGATCCTGCTAAACCGATTTCAGACGACCATCTGGAGCAGGTGTGTGAATCAGGGACAGACGCAATCATCGTCGGCGGAAGTGACGATGTCACGCTGGACGGAGTGCTGGATTTATTGGCGCGCATTCGGCGCTATACGGTTCCGGTTGCACTGGAAGTATCAGTGATCGAGGCGGTGACGCCCGGCTTTGATTTTTATTTTATACCGACTGTACTGAACAGCGATGATCCGAAATGGATTAAAGGGCTTCATCATGAAGCGATAAAAGAATTCGGTGAATTGATGGACTGGGACGAAGTGGTTCCGGAAGGCTATTGCATCTTGAACCCGGACTGCAAAGCAGCGGCGCTGACGGGCGCTGATGCGGAATTGTCTGCGGAAGGCGTGCTGGCATATGCTCGTCTGGCAGATAAATTGTTCCGTCTGCCGGTTTTTTATATGGAGTACAGCGGTACATATGGGGATGCAGATCTTGTCCGGCGTGTTCAGCAGGTGCTGGATGATGCCCGGCTGTTCTATGGCGGCGGGATCGATTCGCCGGAAAAAGCCCGTGAAATGGCAGCCGTTGCAGATACAGTGGTTGTTGGGAATGTCATCTATGACAATTTGAAACTGGCTCTAAAAACTGTTAAAGCAGTTGCCGAAACGAAAGCGAAACAGGTATGA
- the pcrA gene encoding DNA helicase PcrA, producing the protein MNQLAKNLLNGMNPQQAEAVQYTEGPLLIMAGAGSGKTRVLTHRIAYLVLEKDVYPSHILAITFTNKAAREMRERIDGLLGHGSGQRMWVSTFHSMCVRILRRDIDRVGISKNFSILDGSDQLTVIKNVLKELNMDPKKFDPRTMLNAISSAKNECISARQFKENLNALNPYEKAISDVYTSYEKRLLKNQSLDFDDLIMTTLNLFEQVPEVLDFYQNKFQYIHVDEYQDTNNAQYRLVKMLASKFKNICVVGDSDQSIYRWRGADIQNILSFEKDYPNAKAIMLEQNYRSTKTILQAANEVIKNNTSRYPKELRTDNADGQSITLFKAGNEREEAQFIVENIQNLMREDGYKPADFAILYRTNAQSRMMEEMLVKSNMSYTIVGGTKFYDRKEIKDLLAYLRLIANNDDDLSLARVINEPKRGIGGTSFEKIVRFSIDQDLTILDALNEVDFMGLTPKTAASAAEFRDMIQGFTQMQEYLSVTELVEEVLVKSGYRQMLQADKTIEAESRLENIDEFLSVTRAFEEQNDDKSLIAFLTDLALVADIDSLGNDGADESEGQIVLMTMHAAKGLEFPVVFIIGLEENVFPHSRSIHDEEEMEEERRLCYVGITRAEQRLYLTHAASRTLFGRSSYNMPSRFLNEISEELMEPAGIQRPAFKVAGRPATQKRAPVRKPVSAGSGSEKLNWQPGNKAQHKKWGTGTVVSVRGEGDQMELDIAFPSPTGVKRLLAKFAPIEKV; encoded by the coding sequence ATGAACCAATTGGCGAAGAACTTGCTGAACGGCATGAACCCGCAGCAGGCAGAAGCGGTGCAGTATACGGAAGGGCCGCTTCTGATCATGGCAGGTGCAGGATCAGGCAAAACACGTGTGCTTACGCACCGCATTGCATATCTTGTGCTTGAAAAAGACGTTTATCCGTCTCATATTCTGGCAATCACATTTACAAATAAAGCCGCCCGTGAAATGCGGGAGCGGATTGATGGCTTATTGGGTCATGGCAGCGGACAGCGGATGTGGGTATCCACCTTCCACTCGATGTGTGTGCGCATTCTGCGCCGGGATATCGACCGGGTGGGGATTTCGAAAAACTTCTCGATTCTCGACGGATCCGATCAGCTGACGGTGATTAAAAACGTCCTGAAAGAACTGAACATGGATCCGAAGAAATTCGATCCGCGGACAATGCTGAATGCTATCTCGTCAGCAAAAAATGAATGCATCAGTGCCCGGCAATTCAAGGAAAACTTGAATGCGCTGAATCCATACGAAAAAGCGATTTCTGATGTGTACACATCCTATGAAAAACGGCTGCTGAAAAACCAGTCGCTCGATTTCGATGATCTGATCATGACGACACTTAATCTTTTCGAACAAGTACCGGAAGTGCTCGATTTCTATCAGAACAAATTCCAGTATATTCATGTCGACGAATACCAGGATACGAATAACGCCCAATACCGGCTCGTGAAGATGCTTGCGAGCAAATTCAAGAACATTTGCGTGGTGGGTGATTCGGACCAGTCGATCTATCGCTGGCGCGGCGCGGATATCCAAAATATCCTGTCGTTCGAAAAGGATTACCCGAATGCAAAAGCGATCATGCTTGAGCAGAATTACCGGTCGACAAAAACGATTCTGCAGGCAGCCAATGAAGTGATCAAGAACAATACGAGCCGCTACCCGAAAGAACTTCGGACAGATAATGCGGACGGCCAGTCCATCACTTTATTCAAAGCCGGGAACGAGCGCGAGGAAGCGCAGTTCATCGTTGAGAATATCCAGAACCTGATGCGTGAAGATGGCTACAAACCGGCTGATTTTGCGATTCTGTACCGGACAAATGCTCAATCCCGGATGATGGAGGAAATGCTTGTTAAATCGAATATGAGCTATACCATCGTCGGCGGCACGAAATTCTATGATCGCAAAGAGATCAAGGACCTGCTCGCTTATTTGCGTCTCATCGCTAATAACGACGATGATCTTTCGCTGGCTCGGGTCATCAATGAACCGAAGCGGGGGATCGGCGGCACAAGTTTCGAGAAAATCGTCCGGTTTTCAATCGATCAGGACCTGACGATCTTGGATGCGCTCAATGAAGTCGATTTCATGGGGCTGACACCGAAAACTGCCGCGTCAGCAGCGGAATTCCGTGATATGATTCAGGGATTCACGCAAATGCAGGAGTACTTATCCGTAACAGAATTGGTGGAAGAAGTGCTGGTGAAATCCGGCTACCGGCAGATGCTGCAGGCGGATAAGACGATCGAAGCGGAAAGCCGCCTTGAAAATATCGATGAATTCCTGTCTGTGACCCGCGCATTTGAAGAACAGAACGACGATAAATCACTCATTGCCTTCCTGACCGACCTCGCACTCGTTGCCGATATCGATTCACTCGGCAATGACGGCGCAGATGAGTCGGAAGGCCAAATCGTCCTCATGACCATGCATGCAGCAAAAGGACTGGAGTTTCCAGTCGTGTTCATCATTGGACTCGAAGAAAATGTCTTCCCGCACTCCCGCTCCATTCACGATGAAGAGGAAATGGAAGAAGAACGGCGCTTATGCTATGTCGGGATTACGCGCGCCGAGCAGAGGCTCTATTTGACGCACGCCGCCTCCCGCACGCTGTTCGGGCGAAGCAGCTATAACATGCCGTCCCGCTTCCTGAACGAAATATCGGAAGAGCTTATGGAACCGGCAGGAATTCAGCGGCCGGCATTCAAAGTAGCAGGCCGGCCGGCAACGCAGAAGCGGGCACCGGTCCGCAAACCGGTTTCTGCGGGTTCCGGCAGTGAGAAACTGAACTGGCAGCCAGGAAACAAAGCACAGCATAAAAAATGGGGCACCGGCACGGTCGTCAGCGTACGAGGTGAAGGCGATCAAATGGAACTGGATATCGCATTCCCAAGCCCGACCGGTGTCAAACGGCTTCTTGCGAAATTTGCACCGATTGAAAAAGTCTGA
- the ligA gene encoding NAD-dependent DNA ligase LigA, which translates to MDRLQAEQRVEQLNKQLREYGHAYYVLDRQAVPDAVYDQLLHELIDLETQYPDLVFPDSPTQRVGGEPLSGFSKVTHAYPMLSLSNVFGEEDLREFDRRVRSGASGEVEYVCELKIDGLAVSLLYEDGKFIRGATRGDGRVGEDISANLRTIRSVPLKLNETATIEVRGEAFMPKGSFHQLNEERESRGEELFANPRNAAAGSLRQLDPRIAASRNLSVFAYGAGGDGSNLPVAGHEETLRYMESLGFKVNLEREVCRSVEEVLAYIEKWTEQRNELAYEIDGIVIKVNSYEQQEELGFTSKSPRWATAYKFPAEEVVTKLLNIELSVGRTGAVTPTAILEPVRVAGTTVQRASLHNEDLIREKDVRIGDQVIIRKAGDIIPEVVAALTEQREGTEEPFVMPTECPACGSELVRIEGEVVLRCVNPKCPAQITEGLIHFVSRNAMNIEGLGEKVVEQLYREGLVKDVSDLYKLTQEDLLTLERMGEKSASNLIAAIDTSRSNSMERLLFGLGIRHVGEKAARLLSEEFGTIDRLMTASLDELTAVHEIGEKMADAVVTYFDNEDVQALVERLRDRNVNLAYTGKRVRLAEGETVFAGKTVVLTGKMTQLSRSEAKERIEALGGKISGSVSKKTDLVIAGEEAGSKLDKARDLGIDVWDEQRFLEELHD; encoded by the coding sequence ATGGACCGATTACAAGCTGAACAGCGCGTTGAACAATTAAACAAACAACTCCGGGAATATGGACACGCTTATTATGTTCTCGACAGGCAGGCCGTGCCGGATGCTGTCTATGATCAGTTGCTTCATGAGCTGATCGATCTGGAAACCCAGTACCCGGATCTTGTTTTTCCGGATTCGCCGACGCAACGGGTTGGCGGCGAGCCGTTGTCAGGCTTCAGCAAAGTAACCCATGCTTATCCTATGCTAAGTCTGTCCAATGTGTTTGGAGAAGAAGACTTACGGGAATTCGACCGCCGGGTGCGCAGCGGCGCAAGCGGCGAAGTGGAATACGTATGTGAACTGAAAATTGATGGGCTCGCTGTGTCGCTCCTGTATGAAGACGGGAAATTCATCCGCGGCGCAACCCGCGGAGACGGGCGCGTCGGAGAAGATATCTCGGCGAATCTCCGCACCATTCGTTCGGTCCCTCTTAAACTGAACGAGACCGCGACGATTGAAGTGCGCGGGGAAGCGTTTATGCCGAAAGGTTCGTTCCACCAATTGAATGAGGAACGGGAAAGCCGCGGGGAAGAGTTGTTTGCCAATCCCCGGAATGCGGCAGCAGGTTCCTTGCGTCAGCTGGATCCGCGCATTGCAGCCAGCCGCAATTTGAGCGTATTCGCATACGGAGCGGGCGGAGACGGAAGCAACCTGCCGGTGGCCGGCCATGAGGAAACACTTCGTTATATGGAAAGTCTGGGCTTCAAAGTGAATTTGGAACGCGAAGTGTGCAGAAGTGTTGAGGAAGTGCTCGCTTATATCGAAAAATGGACTGAGCAGCGCAATGAATTAGCCTATGAAATCGATGGCATTGTCATCAAAGTAAACAGTTACGAGCAGCAGGAAGAGCTGGGTTTTACATCGAAGAGCCCACGCTGGGCGACTGCTTACAAATTTCCGGCGGAAGAAGTCGTGACAAAACTGCTCAATATCGAATTAAGTGTCGGCCGTACAGGAGCAGTTACGCCAACCGCTATCCTCGAACCGGTGCGCGTCGCCGGAACAACGGTGCAGCGTGCATCCCTGCATAACGAAGACTTGATCCGTGAGAAAGATGTGCGCATCGGGGATCAGGTGATCATCCGGAAAGCGGGCGACATCATTCCGGAAGTTGTGGCGGCTCTCACGGAACAGCGGGAAGGAACAGAAGAACCGTTTGTGATGCCGACGGAATGTCCGGCTTGCGGAAGTGAACTTGTCCGGATCGAAGGGGAAGTCGTGCTTCGCTGCGTCAATCCGAAATGTCCGGCACAAATCACGGAAGGGCTGATTCATTTCGTCTCGCGCAACGCCATGAATATTGAAGGACTCGGTGAGAAAGTGGTTGAACAGCTGTACCGGGAAGGGCTCGTCAAGGATGTGTCCGATCTGTATAAACTGACGCAGGAAGATTTGCTGACGCTTGAACGGATGGGTGAAAAATCCGCATCCAATCTGATCGCTGCGATCGATACGTCCCGGTCCAACTCCATGGAACGGCTGTTGTTCGGTCTTGGGATCCGGCATGTCGGTGAAAAAGCCGCCCGGCTGCTGTCTGAAGAGTTTGGTACGATTGACCGGCTCATGACCGCTTCACTCGATGAGCTGACCGCTGTTCATGAGATCGGTGAAAAAATGGCGGATGCTGTTGTGACCTATTTTGATAATGAAGATGTTCAGGCGCTCGTGGAACGTCTCCGTGACAGAAACGTCAATTTAGCGTATACCGGCAAACGGGTCCGGCTCGCGGAAGGCGAAACCGTCTTTGCGGGCAAAACGGTTGTGCTGACCGGGAAGATGACGCAGTTGAGCCGCAGTGAAGCAAAAGAACGGATCGAGGCACTTGGCGGAAAAATATCCGGCAGTGTGAGCAAAAAGACGGATCTTGTCATTGCCGGTGAAGAAGCCGGATCAAAACTCGACAAAGCCCGGGATTTGGGAATAGACGTATGGGATGAACAACGGTTTTTGGAAGAACTACATGATTGA
- a CDS encoding CamS family sex pheromone protein, whose product MKRIWWIPAMLLLLIGCTPSSDEAEVVENEEAETALIPSIQLDDRYYRTLLPYKESAARGMTVHRLNTRYDIEEAGTGLMRLAQRQFSPDDYFFQEGQQLSADDIRSWLSRESEDNPVGLNPADSRTEAETAAGERPEPEALAHIIEQNYLVKTDEETIRLGGIAIGLALNSTYYNRTTDGTYEEEIPRAELEAAGKEIAGEVASRLRQKEGLTNVPIVIGLFEQNGRNAIVPGSYFAVGTVPAGKKEVGNWQEVQEEHIVFPTTEPAETYRETDTAFRNFEQDIEEYFSDFTGVIGAGFYAEGELQELTIEIPVQFYSSTEIIGFTQYVTGLIIDHFPNNSLIEVSIASENGPEALILRKPGAEDPEVHIYR is encoded by the coding sequence ATGAAACGAATTTGGTGGATTCCGGCAATGCTTCTGCTGCTGATTGGCTGTACGCCTTCGTCGGACGAAGCGGAAGTCGTGGAAAACGAAGAGGCGGAAACCGCATTAATTCCAAGTATTCAGCTCGATGACCGGTATTACCGGACACTGCTGCCGTATAAAGAAAGTGCAGCGCGGGGCATGACGGTACACCGGTTGAATACCCGCTATGATATTGAAGAAGCCGGAACCGGACTGATGCGGCTGGCCCAACGGCAGTTTTCGCCGGATGATTATTTTTTCCAGGAAGGCCAACAGCTCTCGGCGGATGACATCAGATCTTGGCTCAGCCGGGAATCAGAAGACAACCCGGTCGGCCTGAATCCTGCGGATAGCCGGACAGAAGCAGAGACCGCAGCAGGGGAGCGGCCGGAACCGGAAGCACTCGCTCATATCATTGAACAGAATTATTTAGTGAAAACGGACGAAGAGACCATCCGGCTCGGCGGCATTGCGATTGGCCTTGCCCTGAATTCGACTTACTATAACCGGACAACGGACGGTACGTACGAGGAAGAGATCCCGCGTGCGGAACTGGAAGCGGCAGGGAAAGAAATTGCCGGTGAAGTGGCCAGCCGGCTCCGGCAAAAAGAGGGACTGACGAATGTTCCGATTGTCATCGGCCTTTTTGAGCAGAACGGCCGCAATGCCATCGTGCCGGGTTCGTATTTTGCCGTTGGCACCGTCCCGGCAGGCAAGAAGGAAGTCGGAAATTGGCAGGAAGTCCAGGAAGAGCATATCGTTTTCCCGACGACTGAGCCAGCTGAGACATACCGGGAGACAGATACAGCATTCCGCAATTTCGAGCAGGATATTGAGGAATACTTTTCTGATTTTACCGGAGTTATTGGTGCCGGGTTTTATGCGGAAGGTGAACTTCAGGAATTGACGATTGAAATTCCGGTTCAGTTCTACAGCTCAACAGAAATTATTGGGTTTACACAGTACGTGACAGGACTTATCATCGATCACTTTCCGAATAATTCACTGATTGAAGTCAGCATTGCATCGGAAAACGGCCCGGAAGCGCTGATTTTGCGGAAGCCCGGTGCAGAAGATCCGGAAGTTCATATATATAGATGA